The nucleotide window CCATCACCTTGTCCTGGATCAGCGTGTTGCCGAACTGGATCAGCATCTCCCAGCCCGAGCCGGGCTGGCCGAGGTAGCGCGCGCGGTGCGCGGAGGTGTCCACGTGCAGGTTCGGATGCCGGCGCACCAGGGCGACCATCTCGTTCACCCAGGGCCAGCCGCCGAGCCCGCCGATGATCCGCAGCTCCGGGAAGTCCATCGCGACCTGGTCGAGGTGACGCGGGTGGCCCAGGTCGTAGGGCCGGTCGTTGGCGTAGTTCATCGACGAGTAGATGCGCACCGGGATGCCGAGCTCCGCCGCCTTGGTGTAGAGCGGATAGTAGCGGCGATCGCTCGCGGGGAGGCAGTCGACGAGCGCGGAGACGCCGAGCGCGCCGAAGCCCTCCTCGCGCACCAGCCGCTCCAGCTCGCGCACGCCCGCCATGCCGTGGTGCTCGTTGATGCTGATGCGGGCCAGCCCGATGAAGCGGCCGGGGAACCGCGTCATCAGCGCCGCCGTCTCCGCGTTGGGCAGGCCGAACGGCACCGAGCGCACGATGCCGACCGTGGCCAGGTGCTTCATGTACGCGTCGAGATCCTCCGCCGGCCGGTGATCGCCGCCCTCGCGGCGCGCGCGGAAGATGCGCCCGTAGTTCGCCATCCCGTACCCGGGCTGCCCTTCGGCCGCTGCCTTCTCCGGCTTCTCGGGCTTGGACTCCGCGTTCACCCCATACGGAACGCTGCACTCCATATCGATGATGCGCACCATCCGATCACTCCTCTAGATCGGGGTCAGGTCTTGCATTACGACATTTTCATCGCACCAGACCACGTCGTCGCGCGCCACGAAAATGTCGTAATGCAAGACCTGACCCCGGCCTCAGCGCGCGCTCAGCGCGGGGGCCTCGAGGCCCAGGCGCTTCACCGAGATCTGGGCGCGGGTCTGCATGCGCGCGTCGTCGTCGTTGAGGTTGCGGGTGAAGTAGCAGAACTCGAGCTGGATCCCGTTCGGGTCCTGGAAGTAGATGGACTTGGCCCAGTCGTGGTCGACCACGTCGGTGACCTCGACGCCCCGGGCCATCAGCTCCTTCCGCTTCTCCACGAGCGCCGGCTCGGAGCCCGCCTCGAACGCGAAGTGGTAGAAGGCGTTCGGCACTCCGAGCCCGCGGTTGATCCCCGCGTCGTAGTCCGCGGACACGCCGGG belongs to Candidatus Methylomirabilota bacterium and includes:
- a CDS encoding amidohydrolase family protein; translation: MVRIIDMECSVPYGVNAESKPEKPEKAAAEGQPGYGMANYGRIFRARREGGDHRPAEDLDAYMKHLATVGIVRSVPFGLPNAETAALMTRFPGRFIGLARISINEHHGMAGVRELERLVREEGFGALGVSALVDCLPASDRRYYPLYTKAAELGIPVRIYSSMNYANDRPYDLGHPRHLDQVAMDFPELRIIGGLGGWPWVNEMVALVRRHPNLHVDTSAHRARYLGQPGSGWEMLIQFGNTLIQDKVMVGLSAGLVGQPYETLIQEYLALPLKDTVKEKWLYGNAARVFGIA
- a CDS encoding VOC family protein produces the protein MTLKGFSHIGLSTRDLDRTRDFYENVLGFQAVRCDVLEIKEGGRIRHIFFDTGRDQLLAFMEARDVPGVSADYDAGINRGLGVPNAFYHFAFEAGSEPALVEKRKELMARGVEVTDVVDHDWAKSIYFQDPNGIQLEFCYFTRNLNDDDARMQTRAQISVKRLGLEAPALSAR